The window TCTCGAGATATGGTAAAATCTCGTTGTTGGTAAGGCCTAGTCAACCGTCGAATGCCACATTTCTGACGGATCAAGTTTACGGGCAGAAGATTGATGTTAGCCTGATACAGgacaacagaaaatagaaaatagaaaatagaaaaaaaataaaaataattatataaaattcaaaaaaataaactaaaaattaattctagaaaataaaataaaattaattatagaattcaaataactaatacaaaaataattacagaaaataaaatgaaaatcattataaaaaataaaaataacattaaaatagaaacaaaaataacataattacaaaaaattcaaaaaaattatttatattatttattaattttaaaaattacaggataaattaaaatgatattatTTCCGATTAATGGTAACATCATAAtagaatatccaaaaaaatatgttatttaataatttcaataaaaataatttttatcataaaaggaaataaatatataataataaaatttctaaaaaaaattatcaataatcTATCACTTATTAGTTTCAATAATTACAGAATAATAGATTAAATTACAATaacattataacaaaaaaataataaataatagaaaataaataaaattattaatattatcacagaaaaataaaaaataaggattcaaattatttaatttactatAACTACTAATAGTAATATTAACCAAAATTATTAcactaatatattttaaatactaagctctaaattaataaaaatactaaatttatataattagactgtatcaaataattaataacgTATTTTTTTACAGACGTATATTTACATATTATTTTTTCAAGTAACACTACTTTTTCTCACCCTTACCAAAGATCACCTTCCTCTTTCTCAATTTTTCTTAAAAGCCTTctgagatgaagaatgaaaaatgAAGTTTCCTTAACAAAGCATGCAAAACCGTTCCCCTCCCCTTCTCCCTCCCTTTAAAGACACCAACACATTAGTATATTAGAATTCTTGGAGTATGTATGATAGATGTATGAAGACCAGCTGCACAAGTGATTAACATGTAGGGTGTATGTTGTTTGAGAGTTGACACGTGATACGAAGACGTTGATAAAAGTGTTTTGAAACCATGTGAGGAATTTTTGCTCCTCCAACACGCACAATACGTATTGTGACACATGGTTAGAAATTACGACTAAAGATATCTCATAACCATGCAAAAAATTTCTACTGCTTCAATACGTAGGATGCATATTGTCCTATGTTTGACACGTGGCGAATCTTTACTAAAAATATCTGTAAAAATTATTTCGAAATTCAGCGTAAAATTTCTGCAATCTCAATACATAGAATGCATGTTATGTAAGATTTTTCTACAACTCCACACTTCTATAAAATATTCCAAATAACAATATTTTTGCTACGGTACGATAATAAATTTATACGTACCGATAAgtttaaaatatagacaaataataacaagtcatgtggaatttatttttcacatcaatatttaatttttattttttttaaatatatatatatatcaccacttttattaATACatccatttaattaaataaaaataaaaaatattttttatttaattttataaaaagtcttaaacatcatttttttatttgattagacaaaaatatccttttaaattaacgaaattttagaattcaattaatcctaattttatagtttcaaataatttaaacaataaaacaaaaatatattaaaaaaacaaaaaatcaaaatttcttcatcttttccaATTTCTCTAATCATTCGTGCCccctctaagcaaaacatatcaaaaacataaaaaatcgaTCGTTATTCATCTTCTCCAATTACCCTtctaaaacaaaacaataaaagtcTCAAACCAAACCAAGTTTCAGGTGAAGGACCATATCGGTTCCTACTTCTACTTCCCCACCATTGGCCTTCAGAGAGTTGCTGGTGAAGTCGGTAGCCTGAGAGTGTTCAGCAGGTTGTTGATCCCAGTTCCATACCCAGATCCCGAGGATGAGTACTGGTTCATCATCGGTGACTGGTACACCAAGAGTCACAAGACTCTCCAAGGCTTCCTTGACAGCGGCCGCTCCATCGGAAGGCCCGGCGGTGTTGTCATCAACGGCCAAATCGCCAAGGGTGACACATCCGACAAGCCCATGTACACAATGAAGGCTGGAAAGACCTACAAGTTGAGAATATGCAACACTGGCAGTGGCGAAGAACCTAGGgttttggtttggaattttcactGCTTTGCTTCAAGAGGGtaattggagaagatgaagagcgattgattttttgtttctttgatatgttttgcttagagggGCACCAATGATTAGCgaaattggagaagatgaagaaattttgattttttttaatatgtttttgttttgttgcttaaattatttgaaattataaaattaagattaattgaattttaaaattttgttaatttaaaagaatatttttgtctaatcaaataaaagaaggatgtttaaaattttttataaaattaaataaaaatatttttttatttttatttaattaaagaggtgtattaataaaaatgataatataatatatattttaaaaaacaaaaattaaatgttaatgtaaaaaataaattccacgtaaattattattatttattatattttaaacgtatCAATACATATAAATTTACTATGGTACCGTAGCAAACACCTAACAAAAAAAAACCACTTATTTATCgatatcaaaaataatttgtgtcaAAATGGTCATCCCCTCTTCAACGGAAATTGGGTAAAAATATGTATCCGATACTTTTCATAAAGGAATCATAAATTTAAAACCCCATTGGAAGTTGGAACAAACACAAAAAGAGTTCTAACACTCGACATATTGTTTGCTACATTCACGGAACTTCAACCTTCGTTTGGGGAAATAGGAGCAAGCACAAGGTTCCAATCTGTATGGATTTGATTTGAAGTTTTGAGGAGAAGATGTTGATCACGAGGTACACCTATCTCAATTCCACCTTCCTTCTTCGTTTGTTTCACTCTGTTCCTTTCAGGCTTTATGCTCATTCCCCTTTCCCAATTCCtcctaacaataacaataataacaatgtgGATGATGCTGTTGCTTCTTTTATCACCCTTCTTGGTAAGCGCCATTTGCCCCCTGTGGTTGAGTTCAACAAGATTTTAGTGTCTCTTGTTAAGATCAAACAATACTCCACTGCTGTTTCGCTCTTTGCACAAATGGATTTTAGGGGAATCACTCCTGAATATTTTACTCTCTGCATCTTGATAAATTGTTTCTGCCATTTGGGTCTCATGGATTCTGCTTTCTCTGTATTGGCCAAGATTATCAAGTTGGGTCATCAATTGGATGTGGTTGCTTTAAATACCTTAATGAAAGGGTTCTGTATAAACAAGAAGGTCAGGGAAGCATTGGAGTTTCATGATAGGGTAAGAGCTATGTGATTTCGGCTTGATGAGGTCACTTATGGGACCTTAATCAATGGACTTTGTAAGATAGGGCAGACAAGAGGAGCCATTGAGTTGCTGCAAAAGCTAGAGAAGCAACCTGTTAAACCCGGCGTAGTAATGTACAACGCTGTTATTGATGGGTTATGTAAAGATGGGCTTGTGACTGACGCTAAGAACTTGTTTCCCAAGATGATTGCACTAGGAATATCTCCTAATGTTGTCAGTTACAGCTCCCTTATTCACGGTTTTTGCTGTGCCAGTCACTTAGAAGAAGCTACACAATTGTTGAGTGAAATGGTTAAAAGCAGCATCAAGCCAAACATATATACCTTTAGTATATTAATTGATGCTTTATGTAAAAAAAGAAGAGCTGGAGAAGCCCAAAAGATATTTGATATGTTGTTGGAAAGTGGCCATAAGCCTAATGTTGTCACTTACAATTCTTTGATTGCTGGTTACTTTCTAATCAATAAAGTGAATGAGGCAGCAAAGTTATTTGACCGCATGAACAAAGCAGGTTTGATACACGATGCTTACAGTTATAACATCATGATTCATGGATATTGCAAGAACAAAATGGTGGATCAAGCGATGAGTCTCTTTAAAGAAATGCGTCACAAAAGTTTAAGTCCAGATAGTATAACTTACAGTACCCTTCTTGATGGATTATGCAAATCAGGGAGAATATCATGCATACAGAATCTTCTTGATGAAATGCACGAAAGTGGACAACCCCCTAATTTAATCACTTACAATATATTGTTAGATGCTTTATGCAAAATCCAACATCTTGATGAAGCAATTGCACTATTTCATAAAATTGTTGACAAGGGGCATCGTCCAGATTTGTACATGTGCACTATTCTTTTGAATGGTTTGTGCAAATGTGGAAGAGTAATGACTGCAAGTAAGTTTTTCCAGCTGCTCTTGATCAACAATTATTGTCTAGATGTTGTGACCTACAATACTATGATACGTGGGCTTTCTAAAGAGGGCTTGATTGATGAAGCAATggtgttattttcaaaaatgaaagaaaatagttGCCTTCCAAATGCTGCAACTTATGAAACACTTATTCGAGCCCTTCTTGTTAGAAATAAGAATGAGCAAGCAGTAAAGCTTCTTCGTGAAATGATCAGTAAAGGTCTACTAATGGGCAGTAGTAATGAGGTGAGATAAATTATTCAAGTCAAGTGTCACTCTAGTTAGTGTTAGAATAAGAAATGACGTCGAATACATGATACTCACTGCTTCTGATATGCTTTGGTTATCTCTTATATGTGTGTTGATGTGCGTGTGTGTGACTGTCTGGATTTAATTTGACATTGTGATGCTGCATTCGGTTAATTCACatgacatatatatacataaaagatGAGTTTTATTGATATGAAGATAATCTGTATGGGTGATAGTTGGTTTAGGGATGTACTAGATTTATACATACTGTCTGATTTGTTTCTCCAATCTGCAAATATAAGCTTTCCATCTTTTTTTTCACCTCTTACTGTATTTATAATTCGAGTACTCCTCCTAACTAtatttttggttttctttttatttaggaTTCCAAGTTTATGACTCCCCGTGAGGTGGGACAGATTCTTGAATGGGAATCTCGCTCTTCCAACCAGATGACGAGTGTCGAGTGATGTGTATTATCTCGTATTTCCATATCCTTAGGTTGATAAAGATAAGGATTCTTTGGTAATTTGATGTTGGAAGTTGTTTATTTCTTGAGTTTCATTGTTTCTTGATATTATTTTCCTTTGACATATCGAGGATAGCCGGAAATCTTTAATCTTATTTTCTACAATTGGTATAGATGATACAGAATTGTGCTATGCTCATGGCTTTTGTTACATTGAACAAACTAGATCTTAAATCATATTTTTCTTCTTGGGGGTGCCCAAGCTATGCCTTCGTGTTTCTTTACTATTTAATTATTACTTACtgtgtttaattttgtttattttattaatcatgtCTTTTCTGATTTTGCATATTTTGTAGATATAATGCAAAATATTGAGAGGGAATGGTCAAGTCATAGATGGCGATCAAGGGTCGATTATACTCATAAAGAACTGCCACTAAAAGCATAACGTAGCATACAAGGGACTAACCGCTGAATACTGGCCATAATCTTCAactattatttgtttctttctagAGCATTTTCCCTAACCTGAAGCAAGTTTAAAGGGggataaataatcatataaatgtTATTTTTAGACTATACTCTTTGTTGCTCTATGCCTCTATGTAACTTTAGGTCATAGATTGAAACTGTGAAAACGACTACTGATATAATTATCAAGTTATGCTGTGTATATTATACTTTTTGGGTGCAGTTCTTTCCTAAATCCTGCTTTATTTCAGTAATGCTAAGGAAACAATATCTaaagttattttatatatataatatttgtaattatatatttattacatctaaaattgtataactattttaataataattaatgaatgttaattttGTCACTTTGGAGTGATTTTTTATTATCTCTCAATCATTATTGTAACGCAAAATACTTGTGCACTCAGGGACGGATCCAAGCATACAAatgagggggcacttgccccatgatgtttttaatttttgttttaaaagatatagttatatataatatctcctcacttcaaattttaaatgaccccactacaaataaaataaattcaattagctaaagttttaaatttatttttttattttttttatcattttgactattatttaacctaatcaaatttaattattgtaCTGTCAATTctttattctcttaaaccctcttcttatttttatatttttaaccttctttttctattccttgtctaatggtcatcttctcttcatcaaaaagtaaattttaaattctccaatttttttatatagctctccatgactctatgtatctttcaatttcattatttttctttttgatattttcaattgcaatttttaattcaaacaattatagtttaggtatcaatctaatattttatttttttcgtgactttatatattttattttattctcgatttattcatttttattacttattttttatcttttgttctattatatgtacctatgttgcatataaaattttaaaatgaactgattaatttattaatttagaatatatttttatttttaaaaataatgataaaaaatattttaattataatatataattaaacagatacataaaatattttatctaacattatatcaaaattaaattaaaaaaattataaaaattatgtttttattattttatataaacatacttttcatataaagatttaatttttctagtatttatatataattctaatttcaaattataaatactaatgtATTATTATGTGCTAATATGCCAGTTaattcagtcttttattattaaatatgtataaaaaaattagttaggataataaattacctataatttaattaaaatattttaattttaaattttagaaataaaaaaatattttttataaattatatataataaatagtattttaagaataaaagtgttcgctaattctttttaatttttatatctccatataattaataatatttaacaaaatttatttaatatatatatatttttgccccCACTTCTAAAATTTTCTGGGTCAGAGTGCCCTTTTATATAAAATACTAAAACAGCAATGCTGTGACATGCGTAAATGATCACGCGGTAGTTTTCTATGCAAGAAAATGGACATGAAAACTTGAAAAGCACTATATCACCGAAATAAAACACTTGTTGTTGCAATTTTGTTATACATGAAGTTGataaaagttttcaaaatcattttataGGTCACTACCACATTAGCCATTATTTTCAATTCTCTAGTCATTATTGGAAGTGTCATTCAAAGCTTTAAATTAATTGACTGAAGTGTAAAATAGCTTTGACATGATAGGGTTGCCCAAATCAAGACATGTGGCAAGATATAGAAAAGAGTCTATAGAGATAGACGTAATTCTTCATGTTGCATGGGAACATTACTCCCTATAACTCATTATTTCATCACCATTATAGAATACAATGTGTGTCTCAATGTAATGAATATACAAAAGAGATGTCATCCTAGCTATTACAATTTACAACTCTTCTGCTAGGCTAAACCACTCTAGTTATGAACAATATTCAGCATCAAGACCCTGTTATGTTGTGCTAATAGCACTTGCACTGTAACCAAACACATCATCACTTCCAAAATTGAACAAGGAAGCATCAAAATCAGATTGCCAGACAAACCTCACtcaaaaggtaacatacttggtAGCTAGTTCTAATATAAAAATCAAGTGCTCCAAAGTTCTCCTAAAAACTGTGCAAATGAATTCTTCCAACTTGGCTACAAAGACTTAAACAAGCTCACAGAAATGTCCCCAAATGTTGGCTTCAAGGAGAAGATTTTCTAGTAAGTAGTTGCTTTTCTGCTAAAAGATTCACGTTCAATGTATTCAATAttgtttaatattaaaatttcaagactaagctaaaaaaattataaatcttaaaaaaatattacacagAACTCATAATATTTTGACTCATCTTGTCAGATGGTCTTACCCCATTGAAATTTCTCTAGTTagaccaaaatatatatatatatatatataatttcttcCACCAGGCACTGAAGTTGAAAACCCAGAGATTTATCCATAGCTAGACTTCTTTACTAAATCACTTCTAAACAATAGCCAGCCTTAGAACTATTACAAAAATATCACTACCAATAAGAACATAAAACCACAACCACAATCACATCATACAAATTCACTCAAATATAATTAAACAGTTTGTAGTTCGTAGAGATtccagaaatcacaatccaaataaTCTTACAAGTGATCCAAGTTCTTCTTTTGGCTTTTTCAGGAAGTAGAGAATAGACCTTCTGTCAAAGCAGCTTTGGATGTCAAAGAAGCCCCTAACAGGTTTATTGCCTGAAACATGTATATATAACGAAGGACAAGGATGTTACTATTGTTACTAATTCTAAGATTCCAACCAATAGTTATATCAAAAGTAATCATCAATTCAAGATTTATAAAGCATAAAGTATAACGGAAATTTGTAGGTGCTTTTAGTTTTTAGGCAGTAAAAGTGCGGGTGGGAGATGGTGAAATTTCAAGGATCTTCATGTCCAAAATTATACATAGAGCTTATCTATAGAAATTTATTCCTCATTCTTTTACCATCAAACCGAACACAACCTAAGGGGAAAAAAAAGGTGTGCTAGAACCTATTTAATAATCACCACTTCGCATCATGAGACATTACCGTTATGAAAATAGATGTCCTAGTGTCTCTATAGCAGCTGGTGGATTAAATAACATTGATAATGTTTGAATGTAATTAAATATGTAATCATCAATTGCTCCTCTTGAAATATTATAAACAGCCAAGTTCTCATCCTTCAACATACACCAAGAATAAGACATGAGAAGCAGAAGCAATGTGTAATGTGTTAGGGTGAGTGTTACTTGTGTTATAATGAGTGCATTATTATAGAGAGTGTTACAAAATCTCAAGTTATATTGAGGAACATATTGGaggatattaataataaaattcccTTATTATCTGTTATTTACTTTGACAATGACTCCAATTGTTATCTTGCTTTAAAGCAGCTAAGAATTTTTCAATATAAAATTAGAAGTGGATTGTTACCTCTGCTTTCCCAATGCTGATCACATGTTCCTCCAAATCATCCAATGGAGcatttatattttgtaacaatgaAATGCTGGAAGCATTAGCCAGTGGTGTCACATGCAGATCATCCCACACAACAAACAGTGATGGCCTCCTCACAAATCCGAGTTTAAAGCTATCAGAGAGTCTCGGTTCGAATAGCTTCGTGTAACAAGCATCTTTTACTAGACTAGGGTTCCTTGAGATCGCATCATTGCTGCCATAATAGTAAATAGGATCCTGTTGCTCAGAAAACAGTTGCAGCCCAGTCCTTAAACCGAATTTTGGTGCCACTTGCGGATCAAGCAAGAGATCATTTGAATTTCCCTTGAACCATAAGCTACTGAAGCTCTTCACACTTTTGTACAAGTTGTTGATGCATCCCAGAGAAGCATTTCCATCCAAAAGCTTCATAGTGGATCCAATTGGTGTTGTGAGGAAGCTGAATAGAAAATCAACAAAATCCTCCTCAGCTTCAGCATACACTATTTTCTTCAATGATTTTCTCGCAAATATCTTAATCGTTCTCTTAATTTGTGTGGGCTTTCCACCAACTTTTGGTGAGAAGGTGTACAGAGGCTTAGATTCTTCGCTTGCCAAGAACACATCACTGAGGGGAG is drawn from Arachis hypogaea cultivar Tifrunner chromosome 12, arahy.Tifrunner.gnm2.J5K5, whole genome shotgun sequence and contains these coding sequences:
- the LOC112727891 gene encoding uncharacterized protein, with the translated sequence MYNAVIDGLCKDGLVTDAKNLFPKMIALGISPNVVSYSSLIHGFCCASHLEEATQLLSEMVKSSIKPNIYTFSILIDALCKKRRAGEAQKIFDMLLESGHKPNVVTYNSLIAGYFLINKVNEAAKLFDRMNKAGLIHDAYSYNIMIHGYCKNKMVDQAMSLFKEMRHKSLSPDSITYSTLLDGLCKSGRISCIQNLLDEMHESGQPPNLITYNILLDALCKIQHLDEAIALFHKIVDKGHRPDLYMCTILLNGLCKCGRVMTASKFFQLLLINNYCLDVVTYNTMIRGLSKEGLIDEAMVLFSKMKENSCLPNAATYETLIRALLVRNKNEQAVKLLREMISKGLLMGSSNEDSKFMTPREVGQILEWESRSSNQMTSVE